Proteins found in one Candidatus Zymogenaceae bacterium genomic segment:
- a CDS encoding PQQ-like beta-propeller repeat protein has protein sequence MKNMKIFLLRTLILSTFLLSISLLSCTETKTMNGEEKNIKGEELFKFETRDDICSSPAVVKDVVYFGSNDDHLYALDAKTGDVKWYINPEDWVDSSPYVVDGIVYFGCRDWNLYAVDVKTGQKKWRFF, from the coding sequence ATGAAAAACATGAAGATATTTTTATTAAGGACGCTCATCCTCAGTACCTTTCTCCTTTCTATTTCACTCCTTTCATGTACCGAGACAAAAACCATGAACGGGGAAGAAAAAAACATCAAAGGGGAAGAACTCTTCAAGTTTGAGACACGTGATGATATATGCTCTTCCCCCGCTGTGGTTAAGGATGTGGTCTATTTCGGGAGTAATGATGATCACCTCTACGCCTTAGACGCGAAAACGGGGGATGTAAAATGGTATATAAATCCTGAAGATTGGGTAGACTCCTCCCCCTATGTGGTGGATGGTATCGTCTATTTCGGTTGTAGAGATTGGAATCTTTACGCCGTGGACGTAAAAACAGGACAGAAAAAGTGGCGGTTTTTT